Genomic segment of Longimicrobiaceae bacterium:
GGCCGAGGCGCTGATGGATCTGCCACCCGCGGACCGGCCGTTCGTCTTCACCAAGTGCGGGCTGGTGTGGGACGAGAGCAACCGGGCAGCCGACCCGCGGCGCTTCGGACGGCCGGACAGCATCCGCCGCGAGTGCGAGGCGTCGCTGCGGCGGCTGCGGGTGGAGACGATCGACCTCTACCAGATGCACTGGCCGGCGGAGGACGGCACGCCGCTGGAGGACTACTGGGGGGCGATGCTGGAGCTGAAGCGGGAAGGCAAGGTGCGCGCGGTCGGCCTGTCGAACCACGACGCGGAGCAGCTCGCCCGCGCGGAGGCCGTGGGCCACGTGGAAACCCTCCAGCCGCAGTTCTCGGCCATCCGCCGCGAGACGGCGCTGGCCGAGCTTCCGTGGTGTGAGGAGCACGGGACGGGCGTGATCGTCTACAGCCCCATGCAGAGCGGGCTGCTCACCGGCTCGTTCACCCGCGAGCGCGCGGCGAACCTGCCGGACGACGACTGGCGGAGGATGTCGCCCGACTACGAGGGC
This window contains:
- a CDS encoding aldo/keto reductase, which codes for MKLGRLGRLRVVKRCSVVGFGAWAIGGAGWTYGWGSQDDADSVAAIRHAVERGVNWIDTAAVYGLGHSEEVVAEALMDLPPADRPFVFTKCGLVWDESNRAADPRRFGRPDSIRRECEASLRRLRVETIDLYQMHWPAEDGTPLEDYWGAMLELKREGKVRAVGLSNHDAEQLARAEAVGHVETLQPQFSAIRRETALAELPWCEEHGTGVIVYSPMQSGLLTGSFTRERAANLPDDDWRRMSPDYEGEGLERNLALADALRPVAERHGTTVAAVAVAWTLAWPGVTAAIVGARDAKQVDGWIPAASLTLTNADLDEIAAGIRSSGAGEGPERPGA